Sequence from the Lysobacter capsici genome:
TCGACGCGGAGTTAGGTCGAAGCGAGCTGGATTGAAGCGCGCCGGGTCGATGCCAAGCGCCGGTCCGAGCGTTGCTGGCGTTCTTCGTGGCGGCGCGTCAGTCCCGACGCTGTCCGCTCCGGTCGCCTGACAGCGGGCTTGCTTGAACCCAACGCGTCGGGGCCGAAGCCGGTTCCACGCAACCGTCGAGGCGCGCGAACAAGTCAAAAACCGCGACCCGCCGACGATTTAACAAAAGCTTGCAAGCACGCGGCTTAACGTGCGCAGATAATCGATCGAACCCGGATCGCCTCGCGCGGTCCTATCGCTACCTGATTCGTACCCGTTCCGGAGCGCCGTGCATGTCCCTGCGTCACCCCCTGCGTAGTCTGCTACCGCTCGCCCTGGCGCTGGGCGCCGCTCCGCTGGCGTTCGCGCAGCAGGCGCCGACCACGCCGCCGGCCGCGCCCCAGAGCGCGCCCCAGTCCGCACCGTCGACGGCGCCGGCCACCCCGCCAGCCGAGACCAAACCGGCCGACACCAAGCCCGCCCCCAAGCCGGCCGATACCGGCCCGACCGACGACACCGACAGCCCGCCCCAGCCGGTGCCGCCCGCGCGCGCGCCGGCCGCCAAGGCCAAGCCCGGCAAGGACGGCGACGGCGTCGACTCCAAGGTGCCGATCGAGGAAATCCGCCGCTACGTCGCGGTCTACAACGCGGTCAAGCAGGCGTATGTGGAACCGGTCGACGACGCCAAGCTCATGCACGCGGCGATCCGCGGCCTGTTGCTCGATCTCGATCCGCATAGCGTGTATCTGGACAAGGTCGCGGCCGAAGACTTCGACGAACAATCGCGCGGCAACTACGACGGCATCGGCGTGGAACTGCAGCGCCAGCCCGACGGCACCTTGAAAGTCATCTCGCCGATCGACGACACGCCGGCGACGCGCGCCGGGATCAAGGCCGGCGACCTGATCATCGCCATCGACGGCAAGCCGTTCAAGGTCGACGAAGGCGACAGTTCCAGCACGCTGCGCGGCGCGCCCGGCAGCAAGGTGGTGTTGACCATCGTGCGCGAAGGCCGCGACAAACCCTTCGACCTGACCGTCGCGCGCGAAACCATCCGCGTCACCAGC
This genomic interval carries:
- a CDS encoding S41 family peptidase, translating into MSLRHPLRSLLPLALALGAAPLAFAQQAPTTPPAAPQSAPQSAPSTAPATPPAETKPADTKPAPKPADTGPTDDTDSPPQPVPPARAPAAKAKPGKDGDGVDSKVPIEEIRRYVAVYNAVKQAYVEPVDDAKLMHAAIRGLLLDLDPHSVYLDKVAAEDFDEQSRGNYDGIGVELQRQPDGTLKVISPIDDTPATRAGIKAGDLIIAIDGKPFKVDEGDSSSTLRGAPGSKVVLTIVREGRDKPFDLTVARETIRVTSVKSRLLEPGYAYLRISAFQADTAADFETQLEKLKTQSGGKLRGLVMDLRSNPGGLLTSAVQIADDLLDSGKIVSTRGRIAISDAEFSATPGDRLDGAPLVVLVDAGSASASEVLAGALRDNGRARVVGSRTFGKGSVQTVLPLDNGDSVKLTTARYYTPSGKSIQALGIVPDVVLRAPKASDADGRPSYTEATLPGHLHGDEEDTPGTNAGEVLEGDAPIASALAELKKPAGAKTPTAVSKAATPGASKR